CCCGAAGTTCAAAAAGTCATAGAGAGCTTAACCAACGAGGGTGGTATGTTCTATGGCTTGATGGAGGAGCAAAGCAAGAGCCTTACAGGTCAAATCTCTAACCTTGAAGATGCCTTTGATATGATGCTCAATGATATTGGGCAAAATACACAAGGCGTATTAAGTGGCAGTATTAGCGTTGTTGCCTCACTGGTAGAGAATTACGACAAAGTATTACGTGTTTTAGGTGGTTTAGTCGCGATGTATGGTACATACAAAGTGGCTATGGCTACTGTTGCCATACAGCAGGGCAAGAGTACTGGTATGGCTAAGGTTGATATGATTGTACAAAAGGCTCGTATGGGTACGCTTGCTAACCTCAATGCGAGCGCACGCAATTATGTTGTACAACACGAGCTAATGGGCAAAGCTCATCAAGCATACACGCTGGAGTTGCAAAAGGCTCTAACACTGGAACAGCAGGAACAGGTTTTGAGAGGCGTTAAAATGCAGGCTATTGCTGCATTGCTCACACAGGAGCAGCAACAGTACCTAAGCCGATTAAACCTAAACTCTCAAAGCGTAGAGTACCTTGCAGCAGCAGAAAGCATATTAACCGCTGACCAGCGTATGAGTTTGGCAAAGCAAGACCTTACACGCAATAGTATGGCTTATGGTGTTGCTATTGAACAAAGCATACAGGCGCAAATGCTGGAGAATACAGCCAGTATGAACGCATTGCGTACAGAGGCTGCTAAGTTGAAAGCCAAAGAAGCCTCTTTGCTGCAAGATTATAGGGTTAGCCAAAACAAGATACAGCAAACTCGTGTACAAATAGCACTTGCACAGCAAGAGGGTAATACAGAGGCAGCCGCTGCATTAAAAGAACAGCAGCACAACCAGCTTAAACAGCATGGTATTATTGTTAGCGAAATGAAATCTGCAAAGTTAGCTAAGGAGGCTACAACGCAGAAGATTACAACGCTCGCAACCCAGCAAGCATCTTTGGCAGGAAAGGGTAAAGCTGCCAGCGATGCAATGCAAACCGCATCCTCTACTCTACTAAGCACTGCAACAACATTCCTTACCGCAAAATTAAGGGTTTTGTGGGCTACACTCATTGCAAACCCTTTTACAGCGATTATTTCACTTGTAGGGCTTGCTGCAAGTGCATTTATGATGTTCGGCAAGCAAGAGGAGGAGAACACAACGATTGCAGGAGAGTTCCAAGATGCCGTAACAGAGAGCTACAACAAGCTAAACCTTTATTTTGCCATATTAAAAACCTCCTCTGCAAACTCTAAGGAGTACAAAGATGCTCTGAAAAAGATAAACGACCTTTGCGGAGAGCATAGCATTGAGTTATTGAAAGAAAATGCTGGACTTGAAGAGCAGGCTAAAAAACACGATGAGCTTGTAGATGCTATCGGGCGTAGCACTGCTGCTAAGATTAAGGCTAAGTATATTGAGGAGGAGTATAATAAACTGGCAAAAGAGCAAGAGAATATACTTAAAGATTTGAAAGAGGCAGCAGAAGAAGCAAGTCATAAGGAACTTAAGGAAACTATAGATGTTACCCCAGAGGGTGTGGCAACAACGGCTTATAAAGTTGTTGATGAAGCATCTGTGCATATACAGGGGGCAACAGAGGCTTTATGGGCAAGCGTACTAACTGCTGCAACTGATGGAGCAGAGAAACTGCAAGTGCTTACAGGTGATGCGTATAACAAAGCCTACAATGAGCTTATAACTAACATTCTTGAACGTGTGCAAGAGGCAACTGGAGCAACGGACAAAGAAATGGAGGCATTCAAAGGTAATGTAGAGAGTGCTGTACAAAGCACTCTGACATCTGCACAAGCCTGCAATAAAGGTATTGAACTAATAACCAGCCAAACGGATAGTATGTTTGGTAAACCTATTACCAATAATCTTAAAAATGAGATAGACATCACTAAGCTAAGTTTGGACGAGTTGCATAAACTCTCCTCTCAACTTAACGGCTCACAAATTGGTATAGACTTAAAACTATATGGCTATACAGAAACTATGGCTATGTTGCGTGATGTAGATAACCTCATTAACAACAAGCAAAATAACCTCAACACAGAGAATGGCATTAATGATGAGATAGGCAAACTCAAAAAATTACGTGGAGAGGCTACATTAGGCAGTGCGGAGTGGAAAAATTTGGATAAGCAAATTACAAAACTCGAAAACCGATTACCTAAAACGCAAACTAAAATTGCCAATGCTGCAAACAGAGCCAAAGAGCAAGCTGCTAAAAAGGCTGCAAGAGATGCAGAACGGCAAGCAAGGGATAGGGAAAATGCACTAAAAGATATTACTCAAAAGGAAATTGACTTACAGATAGAGGTAGAAGAAAGCCGACTTGATATTATAAAAGATGGCTTTGAGAAGCGCAAAGCAGAGCTTAAGGCTCAACACCAAAAAGAGCTGGCAAGAATTGATAAAGAGCAAAAGGAGCTGGCAGAAAAGTACAAAAAAGCTGGTAAGGCTATACCTGTTAAAACAGAGGCTAATTTTAGAGCTTTGCGTACCAACGAAAATGCCAGTTACGAGATTAAGATAAGCCAGCTTACAGAGGCAGAAATTAGCGAACGCAAAAAGCAATATGAGCTATACTACAAGTGGGTAAGCACATACGGCGAAGATATAGCTAATGCTCAATTTGAAAAGCTGGTATCTAATGGCAATACTTATACAGCGTGGCTTGAAAGCAAGGTGCAAAACCTTGTAGAGAAAGAGGCAAGTACGGCTGGGCTTAACGAGGCAGAGAGTAACGACCTCATAACATTCCAACAGGAGTTACAAGCTGCTAAGGGGCTTAAAACTGAATTTGAGAAATTCAGTGAGAGCCTATCAAAAGCCAAAGACAATAGTAACACACTAAGTGAAAGCATTAAACATTTGTTGCAGCTCAAACAGGAGCTGCAACAAGGCAAAACCAATCTCATAGGCGAGGAAAGAGCTAAAGCGATACAGCAAGTAGATAAACAAATTGAAGAGAGTACACAAGAGTTACAAAAACATCTTTTGGAAACCTACAAAAGTAATGCAGCTTTACGGTTAGAAACCGAGCAAAAGTATGAGCAAGAAATTACGTGGTTAAAACAGCACGGCTATAACGAGCAGGCAATGCTTGCAGAGAAAGCACGCAGAAAAGCTATTGCTGAAATTGATGCTACAAGGATACAGGCAACAGATGATTGGAAACAACTTTTTGAAAATGCAGAATATTTAAGTAGCTCTGCATTTGATAATATCCTGCAAAAATTACGTGCTATGATTGCAGGTATAGCTGATGCCAACATTAAAGGAGCATTACAAAAGCAGCTTGATGATTTAGAGGTACAAACACAAGGCGAAAGAAACCCATTTAAGTTGCTTGTAAATTCTATTAAAGAATACAACGCAGCAGCAGATGGTAGTGTGGAGAAATCTGCAAAATTCAAAAAGATGTTTACCTCTATTGCTGCCAGTATCTCAATGGTAAAAGATGGCTTTGATAGCATTGTCAATGGCTTAAAGGACTTAGGACTGGCTGGTGATGAAGCAACACAGGAGCTGCTGGGAGATATTAGCAATATGATGGGAGGAGCTGCAACACTTGCAAAAGGTATTGCTACTTCAAATCCTATGGATATTATCAGTGGCGGTGTCAGCCTCATTACAAGCGCAATCTCTGTTTTCGATAGTACGAGCAGGAGGATTAAGCGCGAAATGAAACAGCACGAAAAGCAACTGCAAGCATTACAACGTATATATAGCCAAATTCAATTTAGTGTAGAAAACGCTGTTGGCGATGATTACTACAAGGAACAACAAAAAGCGATTGAGAACCTGCAAAAGCAAAAGAAAGAGTATGAGGAGTTAGCACGGCTTGAGAGGAGTAAGAAAAAGAAAGACCGTGATGATAACAAAGTGCAGGAGTATTTGGCTAATGCAGAGCAAGCGGAGCGAGATATAAAAAAGATTGAGCAAGAAATTGTAGAATCTTTGGTACAAACCAACTTCCGTGATTTGGCTAATGAGCTGGCAAATGTTTGGGCTGATGCGTTCGGTAAGATGGAGGATAGTACAAAGAGCTTTGAGAAGATTTGGAACACCACCATTGCAAATGCTGTTAAGAACTCACTCAAACTGAAACTTATAGAGCCTGTTGTTAATGAGTTTACCAGTACACTTGCAAAGTATATGGGAGCGCATAATAATAGTGTTGTAGGCTTCAATTTTGCATACTGGAAACGTATGTTACAAAACGCTGGTAAAGCATTTACAGATGGCTTAAAAGGTTTTGAAGAGTACTTTCAAGGTATGGAAGATGAAGTTGGCAAGGCAAGCAACACACTGGAGGGGCAAATTAAAGGTGTTACGGAGGATACAGCCTCTATGCTTGCAGGAGAGATAACTACAATGCGTATTAGACAAATGGAGCAGTTGTTGGTTATGCAAGGCTTACAGGCTACAATGACTGGTGTAGATAACACAGTTAAGTCTGCT
The Prevotella sp. HUN102 genome window above contains:
- a CDS encoding tape measure protein is translated as MESNNGALAFDVLIRDSNINEMLAKDEKRIIQFAENVEGQSQSVVGSFEGIGKAIGGIAIGAMLQSWVKDIISVRGEFQQLEIAFNTMLGSAEQGTQLMNQLAKTAASTPFDLKGIAGSAKQLLAYGTAAEDVNGTLVRLGNIASGLSIPLNDLVYLYGTTMVQGRLFTQDVRQFMGRGIPLVQELAKQLNKTTDEVNAMVTAGQIGFPEVQKVIESLTNEGGMFYGLMEEQSKSLTGQISNLEDAFDMMLNDIGQNTQGVLSGSISVVASLVENYDKVLRVLGGLVAMYGTYKVAMATVAIQQGKSTGMAKVDMIVQKARMGTLANLNASARNYVVQHELMGKAHQAYTLELQKALTLEQQEQVLRGVKMQAIAALLTQEQQQYLSRLNLNSQSVEYLAAAESILTADQRMSLAKQDLTRNSMAYGVAIEQSIQAQMLENTASMNALRTEAAKLKAKEASLLQDYRVSQNKIQQTRVQIALAQQEGNTEAAAALKEQQHNQLKQHGIIVSEMKSAKLAKEATTQKITTLATQQASLAGKGKAASDAMQTASSTLLSTATTFLTAKLRVLWATLIANPFTAIISLVGLAASAFMMFGKQEEENTTIAGEFQDAVTESYNKLNLYFAILKTSSANSKEYKDALKKINDLCGEHSIELLKENAGLEEQAKKHDELVDAIGRSTAAKIKAKYIEEEYNKLAKEQENILKDLKEAAEEASHKELKETIDVTPEGVATTAYKVVDEASVHIQGATEALWASVLTAATDGAEKLQVLTGDAYNKAYNELITNILERVQEATGATDKEMEAFKGNVESAVQSTLTSAQACNKGIELITSQTDSMFGKPITNNLKNEIDITKLSLDELHKLSSQLNGSQIGIDLKLYGYTETMAMLRDVDNLINNKQNNLNTENGINDEIGKLKKLRGEATLGSAEWKNLDKQITKLENRLPKTQTKIANAANRAKEQAAKKAARDAERQARDRENALKDITQKEIDLQIEVEESRLDIIKDGFEKRKAELKAQHQKELARIDKEQKELAEKYKKAGKAIPVKTEANFRALRTNENASYEIKISQLTEAEISERKKQYELYYKWVSTYGEDIANAQFEKLVSNGNTYTAWLESKVQNLVEKEASTAGLNEAESNDLITFQQELQAAKGLKTEFEKFSESLSKAKDNSNTLSESIKHLLQLKQELQQGKTNLIGEERAKAIQQVDKQIEESTQELQKHLLETYKSNAALRLETEQKYEQEITWLKQHGYNEQAMLAEKARRKAIAEIDATRIQATDDWKQLFENAEYLSSSAFDNILQKLRAMIAGIADANIKGALQKQLDDLEVQTQGERNPFKLLVNSIKEYNAAADGSVEKSAKFKKMFTSIAASISMVKDGFDSIVNGLKDLGLAGDEATQELLGDISNMMGGAATLAKGIATSNPMDIISGGVSLITSAISVFDSTSRRIKREMKQHEKQLQALQRIYSQIQFSVENAVGDDYYKEQQKAIENLQKQKKEYEELARLERSKKKKDRDDNKVQEYLANAEQAERDIKKIEQEIVESLVQTNFRDLANELANVWADAFGKMEDSTKSFEKIWNTTIANAVKNSLKLKLIEPVVNEFTSTLAKYMGAHNNSVVGFNFAYWKRMLQNAGKAFTDGLKGFEEYFQGMEDEVGKASNTLEGQIKGVTEDTASMLAGEITTMRIRQMEQLLVMQGLQATMTGVDNTVKSALTYLSTIANNTSYNRHLLDITKQLENIKSSLASNPLRAKGLTT